Proteins encoded by one window of Moorella humiferrea:
- a CDS encoding nucleobase:cation symporter-2 family protein yields the protein MQGKHPVDEILPGRQLFLYGLQHVFAMYAGAVAVPLIIAGAAHLAKEQTAFLINADLFTCGIATLIQTIGFWKLGIRLPIIQGVSFAAVTPMVMIASTMGMRGIYGAVIIAGLFAFIFAPYFSKIINFFPPIVTGSVITIIGLSLLPVGINWAAGGTGSPDYGSPTNLMVATLVLISILLLQKYFKGFIANISVLLGLLIGLVVAIPLGMVNLSGLNTAPWLKIDTPFYFGLPTFNVGAVISMILVMLVIMVESTGDFFALGEIVGKEISEDDVARGLRGDGFATMLGGILNAFPYTAFAQNVGLVALSGVKSRFVVATSGIILVALGLFPKLATIVASIPSAVLGGAGIAMFGIVAANGIRTLSRVDFEKNPHNLFIVAISIGIGMIPTLAPEFFKAFPSWCQIIFHSGITLGSLAAIFLNLFFNGGK from the coding sequence ATGCAAGGTAAACACCCAGTAGATGAAATACTTCCCGGCCGCCAGCTTTTCCTCTATGGGTTGCAGCACGTTTTCGCAATGTATGCAGGTGCGGTCGCCGTTCCCCTCATTATAGCCGGAGCCGCCCACCTGGCAAAGGAACAGACGGCTTTTTTAATTAATGCCGATCTATTCACCTGCGGTATCGCCACTTTAATTCAAACCATTGGGTTTTGGAAACTCGGCATTCGCCTGCCTATTATTCAAGGCGTATCCTTTGCCGCTGTTACCCCCATGGTAATGATCGCCTCTACTATGGGTATGCGGGGTATTTATGGAGCGGTAATTATCGCAGGACTCTTCGCCTTTATTTTCGCCCCCTACTTCAGCAAAATCATCAATTTCTTTCCCCCTATTGTCACCGGCAGTGTAATTACTATCATCGGCCTTTCCCTCTTGCCGGTAGGTATAAACTGGGCCGCCGGAGGCACGGGCAGCCCCGATTATGGTTCACCGACCAACCTCATGGTGGCGACGCTAGTTCTTATTTCCATTTTGTTGCTGCAAAAATATTTTAAAGGATTTATCGCTAATATTTCAGTACTGCTGGGACTGCTTATCGGTCTGGTCGTCGCCATCCCCCTGGGTATGGTGAATCTGTCCGGTTTAAATACGGCTCCCTGGCTCAAAATCGATACTCCCTTTTATTTTGGCCTTCCTACCTTTAACGTAGGTGCAGTTATCTCCATGATCCTCGTAATGCTGGTTATCATGGTAGAATCGACGGGCGATTTCTTTGCCCTGGGTGAAATCGTCGGCAAAGAAATAAGCGAAGATGATGTGGCCCGAGGTCTGAGGGGTGATGGTTTTGCCACTATGCTGGGCGGCATTCTTAATGCCTTTCCCTATACTGCCTTCGCCCAGAACGTGGGGCTTGTTGCTTTAAGCGGTGTAAAAAGCCGCTTTGTAGTGGCGACTTCCGGTATCATTTTAGTAGCCCTCGGCCTTTTTCCCAAATTGGCCACCATCGTTGCCTCCATACCTTCCGCCGTGCTCGGCGGAGCCGGGATCGCCATGTTTGGGATCGTCGCTGCCAACGGCATCAGGACCCTTTCCCGGGTCGATTTTGAAAAAAATCCTCACAACCTCTTTATCGTGGCCATCAGCATCGGCATCGGCATGATACCAACGTTAGCTCCGGAATTCTTTAAAGCATTTCCATCTTGGTGTCAAATTATCTTCCACAGCGGCATTACCTTAGGTTCCCTTGCGGCCATATTTTTAAACCTATTCTTTAACGGCGGTAAATAA
- a CDS encoding nucleotidyltransferase domain-containing protein — protein MSQKQSNIDVIIRNFAEALKQQGLKVDKIILFGSQARGDAREDSDIDLLVVSSDFAKMPYHRRFEVLGTAIAKVREPIEPLACLPEEIQLEKLSKASFLYDVLTRQKIVEYQI, from the coding sequence ATGTCTCAAAAGCAATCCAATATTGACGTCATAATCCGAAACTTTGCCGAAGCCCTTAAACAACAAGGGCTCAAGGTGGACAAAATAATCCTTTTTGGCTCTCAGGCCAGGGGAGATGCCCGGGAAGATAGTGATATAGACCTGCTGGTTGTCTCATCTGACTTTGCAAAAATGCCTTATCACCGGCGTTTTGAAGTTCTGGGTACGGCTATTGCAAAAGTAAGGGAACCTATAGAACCTTTAGCCTGCCTACCAGAGGAGATACAGCTAGAAAAATTAAGCAAAGCTAGCTTTCTTTATGACGTCCTGACACGACAGAAAATTGTTGAGTATCAAATATAA
- a CDS encoding copper amine oxidase N-terminal domain-containing protein: protein MPLTVEQGRTLVPLRAIFEALGADVNWDAATQTVTGTKGATIVKLTIGSTIAYVSGQAVPLDVPGKILNGRTLVPLRFISESLGAEVVYDNSRITIRSGDATFVSPDPTVGVKVHFIRRLGRRNLHRTAKRGGHPD, encoded by the coding sequence GTGCCGCTGACTGTCGAGCAGGGTCGCACCTTGGTTCCATTGCGGGCCATCTTTGAAGCCCTGGGCGCGGACGTAAACTGGGATGCCGCCACCCAGACGGTCACCGGGACGAAGGGTGCCACAATCGTTAAGCTCACCATCGGCTCCACCATCGCCTACGTCTCTGGCCAGGCCGTGCCCCTCGATGTTCCGGGCAAGATTCTGAACGGACGCACCCTGGTCCCACTTCGCTTCATCAGCGAAAGTCTCGGTGCAGAGGTTGTCTATGACAACAGCCGGATTACTATCCGGTCTGGTGATGCAACATTCGTGTCTCCCGATCCGACGGTCGGTGTCAAGGTCCACTTCATCCGTCGGCTAGGGCGACGCAATCTACATCGAACTGCCAAACGAGGTGGACATCCTGATTGA
- a CDS encoding MBL fold metallo-hydrolase: MEILIATHPHADHIGGLPAVFEAYNVETVVDSGVSHMSQTYQRYWSAVQAEGCDYQKAAGQSWTFGNCQFEVLGPTTTYQNLNDNSVVARLTSLGGAFLFTGDALG, from the coding sequence ATAGAAATCCTTATTGCCACGCATCCCCATGCAGACCACATAGGGGGTCTGCCGGCCGTTTTTGAAGCCTACAACGTAGAGACCGTCGTCGACTCCGGCGTAAGCCACATGAGCCAGACCTACCAACGATACTGGAGCGCCGTCCAGGCGGAAGGCTGCGATTACCAGAAGGCAGCCGGACAGTCCTGGACCTTTGGAAACTGCCAGTTCGAAGTTCTGGGGCCCACTACCACCTACCAGAACCTGAACGACAACTCGGTGGTTGCGAGGCTCACTAGCCTGGGTGGAGCGTTCTTGTTCACCGGCGATGCCCTAGGCTGA